In one window of Miscanthus floridulus cultivar M001 chromosome 12, ASM1932011v1, whole genome shotgun sequence DNA:
- the LOC136497339 gene encoding calcium-transporting ATPase 5, plasma membrane-type-like isoform X1, translating into MESSSSGGGLARRRSSGGGGSSGRCSFDAYQFDIPAKGAPLERLRKWRQAALVLNASRRFRYTLDLKKEEQKEEITRKIRAQAHVIRAAFRFKEAGRIHVQSEETKVPSADGALGFGIKEDQLTALTRDHNYSGLQQYRGVSGVAHMLKTDTEKGISGDDSDLMARKNAFGSNTYPRKKGRSFLAFVWDACKDLTLIILMVAAAVSLALGITTEGIKEGWYDGASIAFAVLLVVFVTAISDYKQSLQFQNLNEEKQNIRLEVVRGGRRIMVSIYDLVVGDVVPLKIGDQVPADGIVVSGHSLSIDESSMTGESKIVHKDQKSPFLMSGCKVADGYGTMLVTAVGINTEWGLLMASISEDSGEETPLQVRLNGVATFIGMVGLSVALAVLVVLLARYFTGHTYNPDGSVQYVKGKMGGVGQTIRGVVRIFTVAVTIVVVAVPEGLPLAVTLTLAFSMRKMMKDKALVRRLSACETMGSASTICSDKTGTLTLNQMTVVEAYFGGKKMDSPDNAQMLSADLTSLIVEGIAQNTSGSIFEPEQGGQEPEVTGSPTEKAILSWGLKLGMKFNETRSKSSILHVFPFNSEKKQGGVAVHLGGSEVHIHWKGAAEIILDSCTCWVDTDGSKHSMTPEKVAEFKKFIEDMAAASLRCVAFAYRTHEMDDVPDEDHREEWKLPEDNLIMLGIVGIKDPCRPGVRDSVRLCQAAGIKVRMVTGDNLQTARAIALECGIVDDPNVSEPVIIEGKTFRALSDLEREEAAEKISVMGRSSPNDKLLLVKALRARGHVVAVTGDGTNDAPALHEADIGLSMGIQGTEVAKESSDIIILDDNFASVVRVVRWGRSVYANIQKFIQFQLTVNFAALIINVVAAVSSGNVPLNAVQLLWVNLIMDTLGALALATEPPTNHLMERPPVGRREPLITNIMWRNLIIMALFQVSVLLTLNFKGVSLLQLKNDDTAHADKVKNTFIFNTFVLCQVFNEFNARKPDELNIFKGISGNHLFIGIIAITVILQTLIVEFLGKFASTVKLSWQLWLVSIGLAFFSWPLAFVGKLIPVPRRPFREFFACCCKGSKQAPDDATSNDKEDNKPEP; encoded by the exons ATGGAGTCGTCGTCGTCGGGCGGCGGGCTGGCGCGGCGGCGgagtagcggcggcggcggcagcagcggccgGTGCAGCTTCGACGCCTACCAGTTCGACATCCCCGCGAAGGGCGCACCCCTCGAGCGGCTCAGGAAGTGGAGG CAAGCAGCCCTTGTGCTGAATGCATCAAGGCGCTTTAGGTACACTCTCGATTTGAAAAAGGAGGAACAAAAGGAGGAAATCACGAGAAAAATCCGTGCACAGGCACATGTTATAAGG GCCGCTTTTCGTTTCAAAGAGGCTGGCCGAATCCATGTTCAGTCTGAAGAAACAAAAG TACCAAGTGCTGATGGTGCACTTGGCTTcggaatcaaagaagaccagctTACAGCACTGACAAGGGATCACAACTACTCTGGTCTGCAGCAATACAGAGGG GTTTCTGGTGTAGCACATATGCTAAAAACCGATACAGAGAAGGGGATTAGTGGAGATGACTCAGATTTGATGGCAAGGAAAAATGCATTTGGATCAAACACATATCCTCGTAAGAAAGGAAGAAGCTTTTTG GCTTTCGTGTGGGATGCTTGTAAAGATTTGACGCTAATCATCCTCATGGTTGCTGCTGCTGTTTCACTGGCCTTGGGCATAACAACAGAG GGCATAAAAGAAGGATGGTATGATGGAGCGAGCATTGCCTTTGCTGTTCTTCTAGTTGTATTTGTTACAG CTATCAGCGACTACAAGCAATCACTGCAATTCCAAAATCTGAATGAAGAAAAACAGAACATTCGTTTGGAG GTTGTTAGAGGTGGAAGGCGAATCATGGTATCAATATATGATTTGGTTGTTGGAGATGTTGTCCCACTCAAAATTGGTGACCAG GTCCCCGCAGATGGTATCGTTGTCAGTGGCCACTCCCTTTCCATAGATGAATCAAGCATGACGGGAGAAAGTAAAATT GTACACAAAGATCAGAAGTCACCATTTCTAATGTCAGGTTGCAAAGTTGCCGATGGCTATGGCACAATGCTG GTAACTGCTGTTGGAATCAACACTGAATGGGGATTGCTAATGGCAAGCATATCTGAAGATTCGGGTGAAGAGACACCACTTCAG GTTCGTTTGAATGGTGTCGCTACTTTCATTGGAATGGTTGGACTGTCTGTTGCCCTTGCAGTTCTGGTTGTACTTTTGGCCAG GTACTTCACTGGGCATACTTATAATCCTGATGGATCTGTGCAATATGTGAAAGGGAAGATGGGTGGTGTAGGCCAGACGATACGTGGAGTAGTTAGAATATTCACAGTGGCT GTCACCATTGTGGTCGTGGCAGTTCCAGAAGGACTACCATTAGCTGTCACACTGAC GCTTGCTTTCTCAATGCGCAAAATGATGAAGGACAAGGCTCTG GTGAGGAGGCTTTCTGCATGTGAAACGATGGGGTCTGCCTCAACAATCTGCAGTGACAAGACTGGCACCTTGACTTTAAATCAG ATGACTGTTGTTGAGGCATATTTTGGTGGAAAGAAGATGGACTCACCTGATAATGCTCAGATGTTATCTGCTGATCTCACATCGCTGATTGTTGAAGGAATTGCACAGAACACTTCTGGAAGCATATTTGAGCCAGAG CAGGGTGGTCAAGAACCGGAGGTGACTGGATCACCTACAGAAAAGGCTATACTGTCTTGGGGGCTAAAG CTGGGTATGAAATTCAATGAAACAAGATCGAAGTCATCTATTCTTCATGTATTTCCTTTCAACTCAGAGAAAAAGCAAGGCGGGGTTGCGGTGCACCTG GGTGGCTCTGAGGTCCATATACACTGGAAAGGAGCAGCTGAAATTATTTTGGATTCATGCACATGCTGGGTTGACACTGATGGTTCAAAGCATTCAATGACTCCAGAAAAA GTTGCTGAATTCAAGAAATTCATTGAAGATATGGCTGCTGCTAGCCTCCGCTGTGTTGCGTTTGCCTATAGAACTCATGAGATGGATGATGTTCCAGACGAAGATCACAGGGAAGAGTGGAAACTGCCTGAAGATAACCTGATTATGCTTGGAATTGTGGGAATAAAG GATCCCTGCCGTCCAGGAGTTCGAGATTCTGTTCGTTTATGTCAGGCAGCTGGCATTAAG GTGCGCATGGTTACTGGTGATAATCTCCAAACTGCAAGAGCCATTGCCCTGGAGTGCGGGATAGTTGATGATCCCAATGTGTCAGAGCCTGTCATCATTGAAGGAAAAACATTCCGGGCGCTGTCAGACTTAGAAAGGGAGGAAGCTGCTGAAAAAATCTCT GTGATGGGGAGGTCTTCACCAAATGATAAACTTTTACTTGTTAAGGCACTGAGGGCAAGAGGTCACGTTGTTGCTGTTACTGGAGATGGCACAAATGATGCCCCAGCATTGCACGAG GCAGATATTGGTCTATCAATGGGCATTCAGGGAACTGAAGTTGCCAAGGAGAGTTCTGATATTATTATCTTGGATGACAATTTTGCATCAGTCGTGAGG GTTGTCAGATGGGGTCGTTCGGTGTATGCAAACATACAGAAATTTATACAGTTCCAACTAACGGTCAACTTCGCAGCTCTGATAATCAATGTAGTTGCTGCCGTCAGTTCTGGAAACGTGCCGTTGAATGCTGTTCAG TTGCTGTGGGTTAACCTAATTATGGACACTTTGGGTGCCCTTGCATTGGCGACAGAACCACCTACGAACCATCTAATGGAGAGACCCCCAGTAGGGAGAAG GGAGCCATTGATAACAAATATCATGTGGAGAAACTTGATTATCATG GCTTTGTTTCAAGTTTCAGTCCTCCTTACTCTCAACTTCAAGGGAGTAAGCCTCTTGCAGTTGAAAAATGATGATACAGCACATGCAGATAAAGTGAAAAATACCTTCATATTCAACACATTTGTTCTCTGCCAG GTGTTCAACGAATTCAATGCACGTAAACCAGATGAGCTCAATATATTCAAGGGCATTTCAGGGAACCACCTCTTTATTGGCATCATAGCAATAACAGTTATACTCCAG ACGCTTATCGTTGAGTTCCTTGGCAAGTTTGCCTCAACAGTAAAGCTAAGTTGGCAGCTGTGGTTGGTATCGATAGGTCTTGCTTTCTTCAG CTGGCCGCTGGCATTCGTGGGAAAGCTTATTCCTGTTCCTAGACGTCCATTTCGAGAATTCTTCGCCTGCTGCTGTAAGGGGAGCAAACAAG CCCCTGATGACGCAACATCTAATGATAAGGAAGACAACAAACCTGAGCCTTGA
- the LOC136497339 gene encoding calcium-transporting ATPase 5, plasma membrane-type-like isoform X2, with the protein MESSSSGGGLARRRSSGGGGSSGRCSFDAYQFDIPAKGAPLERLRKWRQAALVLNASRRFRYTLDLKKEEQKEEITRKIRAQAHVIRAAFRFKEAGRIHVQSEETKVPSADGALGFGIKEDQLTALTRDHNYSGLQQYRGVSGVAHMLKTDTEKGISGDDSDLMARKNAFGSNTYPRKKGRSFLAFVWDACKDLTLIILMVAAAVSLALGITTEGIKEGWYDGASIAFAVLLVVFVTAISDYKQSLQFQNLNEEKQNIRLEVVRGGRRIMVSIYDLVVGDVVPLKIGDQVPADGIVVSGHSLSIDESSMTGESKIVHKDQKSPFLMSGCKVADGYGTMLVTAVGINTEWGLLMASISEDSGEETPLQVRLNGVATFIGMVGLSVALAVLVVLLARYFTGHTYNPDGSVQYVKGKMGGVGQTIRGVVRIFTVAVTIVVVAVPEGLPLAVTLTLAFSMRKMMKDKALVRRLSACETMGSASTICSDKTGTLTLNQMTVVEAYFGGKKMDSPDNAQMLSADLTSLIVEGIAQNTSGSIFEPEGGQEPEVTGSPTEKAILSWGLKLGMKFNETRSKSSILHVFPFNSEKKQGGVAVHLGGSEVHIHWKGAAEIILDSCTCWVDTDGSKHSMTPEKVAEFKKFIEDMAAASLRCVAFAYRTHEMDDVPDEDHREEWKLPEDNLIMLGIVGIKDPCRPGVRDSVRLCQAAGIKVRMVTGDNLQTARAIALECGIVDDPNVSEPVIIEGKTFRALSDLEREEAAEKISVMGRSSPNDKLLLVKALRARGHVVAVTGDGTNDAPALHEADIGLSMGIQGTEVAKESSDIIILDDNFASVVRVVRWGRSVYANIQKFIQFQLTVNFAALIINVVAAVSSGNVPLNAVQLLWVNLIMDTLGALALATEPPTNHLMERPPVGRREPLITNIMWRNLIIMALFQVSVLLTLNFKGVSLLQLKNDDTAHADKVKNTFIFNTFVLCQVFNEFNARKPDELNIFKGISGNHLFIGIIAITVILQTLIVEFLGKFASTVKLSWQLWLVSIGLAFFSWPLAFVGKLIPVPRRPFREFFACCCKGSKQAPDDATSNDKEDNKPEP; encoded by the exons ATGGAGTCGTCGTCGTCGGGCGGCGGGCTGGCGCGGCGGCGgagtagcggcggcggcggcagcagcggccgGTGCAGCTTCGACGCCTACCAGTTCGACATCCCCGCGAAGGGCGCACCCCTCGAGCGGCTCAGGAAGTGGAGG CAAGCAGCCCTTGTGCTGAATGCATCAAGGCGCTTTAGGTACACTCTCGATTTGAAAAAGGAGGAACAAAAGGAGGAAATCACGAGAAAAATCCGTGCACAGGCACATGTTATAAGG GCCGCTTTTCGTTTCAAAGAGGCTGGCCGAATCCATGTTCAGTCTGAAGAAACAAAAG TACCAAGTGCTGATGGTGCACTTGGCTTcggaatcaaagaagaccagctTACAGCACTGACAAGGGATCACAACTACTCTGGTCTGCAGCAATACAGAGGG GTTTCTGGTGTAGCACATATGCTAAAAACCGATACAGAGAAGGGGATTAGTGGAGATGACTCAGATTTGATGGCAAGGAAAAATGCATTTGGATCAAACACATATCCTCGTAAGAAAGGAAGAAGCTTTTTG GCTTTCGTGTGGGATGCTTGTAAAGATTTGACGCTAATCATCCTCATGGTTGCTGCTGCTGTTTCACTGGCCTTGGGCATAACAACAGAG GGCATAAAAGAAGGATGGTATGATGGAGCGAGCATTGCCTTTGCTGTTCTTCTAGTTGTATTTGTTACAG CTATCAGCGACTACAAGCAATCACTGCAATTCCAAAATCTGAATGAAGAAAAACAGAACATTCGTTTGGAG GTTGTTAGAGGTGGAAGGCGAATCATGGTATCAATATATGATTTGGTTGTTGGAGATGTTGTCCCACTCAAAATTGGTGACCAG GTCCCCGCAGATGGTATCGTTGTCAGTGGCCACTCCCTTTCCATAGATGAATCAAGCATGACGGGAGAAAGTAAAATT GTACACAAAGATCAGAAGTCACCATTTCTAATGTCAGGTTGCAAAGTTGCCGATGGCTATGGCACAATGCTG GTAACTGCTGTTGGAATCAACACTGAATGGGGATTGCTAATGGCAAGCATATCTGAAGATTCGGGTGAAGAGACACCACTTCAG GTTCGTTTGAATGGTGTCGCTACTTTCATTGGAATGGTTGGACTGTCTGTTGCCCTTGCAGTTCTGGTTGTACTTTTGGCCAG GTACTTCACTGGGCATACTTATAATCCTGATGGATCTGTGCAATATGTGAAAGGGAAGATGGGTGGTGTAGGCCAGACGATACGTGGAGTAGTTAGAATATTCACAGTGGCT GTCACCATTGTGGTCGTGGCAGTTCCAGAAGGACTACCATTAGCTGTCACACTGAC GCTTGCTTTCTCAATGCGCAAAATGATGAAGGACAAGGCTCTG GTGAGGAGGCTTTCTGCATGTGAAACGATGGGGTCTGCCTCAACAATCTGCAGTGACAAGACTGGCACCTTGACTTTAAATCAG ATGACTGTTGTTGAGGCATATTTTGGTGGAAAGAAGATGGACTCACCTGATAATGCTCAGATGTTATCTGCTGATCTCACATCGCTGATTGTTGAAGGAATTGCACAGAACACTTCTGGAAGCATATTTGAGCCAGAG GGTGGTCAAGAACCGGAGGTGACTGGATCACCTACAGAAAAGGCTATACTGTCTTGGGGGCTAAAG CTGGGTATGAAATTCAATGAAACAAGATCGAAGTCATCTATTCTTCATGTATTTCCTTTCAACTCAGAGAAAAAGCAAGGCGGGGTTGCGGTGCACCTG GGTGGCTCTGAGGTCCATATACACTGGAAAGGAGCAGCTGAAATTATTTTGGATTCATGCACATGCTGGGTTGACACTGATGGTTCAAAGCATTCAATGACTCCAGAAAAA GTTGCTGAATTCAAGAAATTCATTGAAGATATGGCTGCTGCTAGCCTCCGCTGTGTTGCGTTTGCCTATAGAACTCATGAGATGGATGATGTTCCAGACGAAGATCACAGGGAAGAGTGGAAACTGCCTGAAGATAACCTGATTATGCTTGGAATTGTGGGAATAAAG GATCCCTGCCGTCCAGGAGTTCGAGATTCTGTTCGTTTATGTCAGGCAGCTGGCATTAAG GTGCGCATGGTTACTGGTGATAATCTCCAAACTGCAAGAGCCATTGCCCTGGAGTGCGGGATAGTTGATGATCCCAATGTGTCAGAGCCTGTCATCATTGAAGGAAAAACATTCCGGGCGCTGTCAGACTTAGAAAGGGAGGAAGCTGCTGAAAAAATCTCT GTGATGGGGAGGTCTTCACCAAATGATAAACTTTTACTTGTTAAGGCACTGAGGGCAAGAGGTCACGTTGTTGCTGTTACTGGAGATGGCACAAATGATGCCCCAGCATTGCACGAG GCAGATATTGGTCTATCAATGGGCATTCAGGGAACTGAAGTTGCCAAGGAGAGTTCTGATATTATTATCTTGGATGACAATTTTGCATCAGTCGTGAGG GTTGTCAGATGGGGTCGTTCGGTGTATGCAAACATACAGAAATTTATACAGTTCCAACTAACGGTCAACTTCGCAGCTCTGATAATCAATGTAGTTGCTGCCGTCAGTTCTGGAAACGTGCCGTTGAATGCTGTTCAG TTGCTGTGGGTTAACCTAATTATGGACACTTTGGGTGCCCTTGCATTGGCGACAGAACCACCTACGAACCATCTAATGGAGAGACCCCCAGTAGGGAGAAG GGAGCCATTGATAACAAATATCATGTGGAGAAACTTGATTATCATG GCTTTGTTTCAAGTTTCAGTCCTCCTTACTCTCAACTTCAAGGGAGTAAGCCTCTTGCAGTTGAAAAATGATGATACAGCACATGCAGATAAAGTGAAAAATACCTTCATATTCAACACATTTGTTCTCTGCCAG GTGTTCAACGAATTCAATGCACGTAAACCAGATGAGCTCAATATATTCAAGGGCATTTCAGGGAACCACCTCTTTATTGGCATCATAGCAATAACAGTTATACTCCAG ACGCTTATCGTTGAGTTCCTTGGCAAGTTTGCCTCAACAGTAAAGCTAAGTTGGCAGCTGTGGTTGGTATCGATAGGTCTTGCTTTCTTCAG CTGGCCGCTGGCATTCGTGGGAAAGCTTATTCCTGTTCCTAGACGTCCATTTCGAGAATTCTTCGCCTGCTGCTGTAAGGGGAGCAAACAAG CCCCTGATGACGCAACATCTAATGATAAGGAAGACAACAAACCTGAGCCTTGA